AACCTTTGGGGAGATTGGTGGAATagcggaggaagaagaagagagagcagCGGTGAAGAAGGCAATGACTGAAGCGACAACGCCGCTCGgaatcttcatcatcatcattatcggaggaggaggaggaaaccCGTCGACGCCGGATCTCGACCACCACCAACTATGGAGCTTCGTCACGTCTTGTTTTTCCCGTATTTTCAGAgaccaaaaaagaaaatagtctaaatgttttctattttatatacagtatattaattaaaaaacatataaaaagaaGAGTAATGACGTTGGAATGTGGTGTATATCGGAACGGTGCATTTTGGTTCGAGTTGTTCGATACtcttatgatttttaaaatggaAGAGATGTTTACTCTTGTTCAATcattaaattaatcaaaattcatggaactgaatttttttttttgtcatctttaTTAAAACCAAGCCCAAGTATAAACTGAATTTTACAAAAGAGGAACGAAATTGGCCTAAACTCTTAAAAGCCCTATAGAATTCTCTCttcattcatttattaatcTCCTTATAAAAATGGTTTCATGCCCTAACCATAAAGTTATACATATGTATAAATGTATGTTGTCTGTCTAGATCCACTTCCAATATTGCAATAAAAAcctttcatatttcatattgaAAACCCATCACTTAAAAGTTAAATCTAGTTTTCCAGGCCCATACCCAAGTTCAaccacaaaaaatataattgtgtaCCTCTTTAATACAAAAACTTCAACACTTCTAACATGGTCTATGCTAATTGTTagcatttttcattaaaataaacagTTTGACCGTCTCAAATCACTGACAAAATAGTTAACCACATTGTAACTTATACACAACAAGAAAAACTGTCACAAATTAGCTAGAAACACTTTGCGACTATTGTTTTAAACCACAATAGCCATAACATATCAAACATTTGAAATTCAtagatattttgtaaattttttgtggctaaatatcttttttttgtctacTTATATTTCATCATAGCCTCTTGGGCTAGACCAAAGAGTACAAAATCAGGCTATAAAACCCAACACGTGATTACGTAACATCAAGTGAAAGATCTTAATACAACACatgtaagagcatgattaaccaacaaccccatttgggtttcttattcattattttagtaattaaaactaattaagaACCTTAGTTAAATGATGTCTTGATTTTGAGTCTCTAATGATAGTCTCCTATCTAGGAgttctaaataaaaaacaagtaACAATGAAGGCAAATATCATAGCAGCAAGTAAGAAGTTCATAACACAGCGACCATGCCACGTTCCCCGTATCTCTGTCTGAGTTTGTCCTGCAGTTGTTTGTGAATGGGCAGAGGCATTGCTCTCTTGGTTTGACTGTTCGCCAGCAACGTTTTTAGCCATTGCGCCACATATCTCACATGTCCTGTTCAAATGTACAGAAACAATATCAGTATAGTCTTTAGAGACTCATTTTCAACTTCCAAACACATAGAAGAAGATTTAACTCTAACCGGTTAGTTACTACTTCTTAAGACAATGCAAAGATGCTAGACAAAACTCTTGGCATAATAGTGACTAGTAAGAGAATCAAACTAAGCAAAAAGGGACTGCAAGATTCTCAATGCAAAGCAAATCacacaaacataatttaattgagTCAACAAACAATCGCAGCCCAAAAGGGGCTGCAAGATTCTCATTCTGTTTCACACTTAACTATTTTCTTCCCCATAGATTCATAAGAATATGTAGAATTTTCTAGAaacaaaagaggaaaaaaaagtCTTTGAGAATAATTGAAGATCCCTTACATGTTTCTTTGATCTTGAATCGAGTTTCAGCACACTTACTGTGAGCTACATCCAAATCACCTTTACAAGAGCAATCCAATTTTAAAGGCAACCCaattgctcttcttcttcttcctcttcttcttcatctttaccTTCACCCtctcttgcttttttttttcttcttcttattcattAGAACCATCTTCTCGAAAGGAAGATGACAAATCCTGCAATCTCTACTTTCTTTCTCCTGACATCAACATATCCAAAGCTAACATctttaaccacaaaaaaaaaaacagatcaaaaTGCCAAAAATGAAATCAGAAACCACATATCATTCCTCAGTATCTAACACATTAATCTGAGGATCACATGATTGAAATCAAATGGAAGGGGACCTGGTGCCATACGTTTAAAGATGATTCGGAGGCTCGAAAGATACACAAAAGCTTATATCTTTTTCTACGGAGTGTGTGTTTGCCCAGTGCTGTGAAACCTTAAAGGTTTCGTATTTAGAGATGACAACTGGGTTCGAAGACTGTCGGTGTTGTTGTCACCGTCTGCAGCAACCAATCAACCACCGCGCCACCACAATCCTCGCTTCCACTCCGGCTCAACATCCCGGCCGCACCGTAGGACAAAGCCTCGCTTCGTTGGTTAGACCTTGAGGGAGACCAAAGGAGCTTCCTTGGGAGGGGTTTAGTGGTGAATCTCTCGATCGCGGAAGAGTCGACTCGTACGGTAGCGATGCCGGAAGCGATCTTGTAGacagatgaagaggaagagacgTATCAAAACGACGTGTGGCATACAAGAGACGTATCTTGTGTAACCTAATTAAGATACGTAGCTTATAGTAATTgccatttttcattttctttaattcataattaaactaaaaaccCCTTCTAAGATACCCCGTTAATCATGGCCTAAGCATTTATAAAAGGCAATGCTACGTGTCAGCTTCTAGATATGCATGAAGCTATCTCCACCGGTGAGCCGTCGGGAAGCTCTTCCGGCTGACCTCAGCAGTTCTTCACATAGCTTAATTCTTGTACTCCATACATTTCGCATCCAACCAAGATTAATTGATCGAAGAGGCTGCGCTCACCGTTATTACTCCGGAGGAAGCTTAGGTTAGAATGAAAGCCATTCTTCGTCTGACCGTTTTCACGCCAACTCTGCTGAATCTATTTCAGGGTGACCCCAAAAGCCTTACTAACTTGACCATCTTCCATCAAAGAAGCTCTACCTTTAACGCCTATTAATGGCTAACATAGATAGAGACTGATTCTTTTAGAAAGAGGCTCAGTTGATACGATGAGTGAAGCTTTCAAACA
This Brassica napus cultivar Da-Ae chromosome C6, Da-Ae, whole genome shotgun sequence DNA region includes the following protein-coding sequences:
- the LOC106345443 gene encoding uncharacterized protein LOC106345443, with protein sequence MMMMKIPSGVVASVIAFFTAALSSSSSAIPPISPKAWKSRKMEKMEPRFDGLRFIETLVTAHR